The Peribacillus simplex genome contains the following window.
AACAGGGATCATCAATCCGAATTTCTCAACCAAATCATCATCGGTATGGATATCGATTTCCTTATACCCTATGCCTGACTCGAATTTCACTTCTTCAAGTATCCGCTTGGCTTTATCACATAATGGACATTTTTCCCTACTATATAAAACAAACGCATTTGATTCCAAACCACTCATCCTTTTCAATCATATCTTTTTCGTTTAGATGAAGAAGGGATCCCTAATTGTTCCCGGTATTTGGCGACCGTTCGGCGCGCCAGTATAATTCCATGCTCCACTTTCAATCGTTCTGCCAAATCTTGATCCGAAAGCGGCTTTTGTTTATTTTCACCATTGATGGCTGCCTGCAGGCCCTTTTTTGCTTGCATGCCCGACATATCCTCATCAAGGCCGACTGACTGTAAAGAAGTAGTGAAAAATATCCGCATCTCTATTGTGCCAAATGGTGTCTGTACGTATTTTCCTTTAACGGCCCGGCTAACTGTGGATTCATGAATACCAATCTCGTCGGCGACTTCTTTCATCGTCATCGGCTTCAAATGGTTAAGGCCATGACGAAAGCACGCCGGCTGTTTTTCGACGATGCACTGAATAACCTTCAATATCGTTTCTTTTCTCTGTTGTATCCCTCTAGAGATCCATTGATATTCCTGCCACTTATCCTGGATGAACTTTTGCACTCCCTGGTCCTTATGGCTCTTCATTCGGTTCAAATACCCTTTATCCACATTAAGATTTGGTGAGTTGCCATCATAATTCCCCACAAGCAGTACCCCATCACGAACTTCCACGACCACATCCGGCACTATATAAGAAGGTTTTTCCTGAAAAAAGAGTGAAGCTGGACGCGGGTTCAACGTCTGGACATAATCAAAGACTTCTTGAATCTCCTTCATTGTAACACCGATTTTCTTACTTAAGTCCTTCCAACGCTTTTCAGCAAAATCGAGGAAATGATTTTCTATGATCGATTCTGCCAGCAAATTCACCCCTTCTGCTTTTACCTGAAGTAAAAGGCACTCTTGAAGATTCCTTGCTGCAATTCCATGCGGCTCAAGCTGCTGTAAAATCGAAAGGCTCTCTTCCAAAACGACTGAAGATATGCCTGGAACACATATATCCTCCAGCTGAGTCCTTAAGTAACCGTTTTCATCAAGATTATGAATTAATAGTAGCATCGCCTTCTGCTGCTCACCGGAAAGTTGCTGGTGATTCACCTGGGACATGACATGCTGTTCAAGCGATAGTGTATCTTCACTGATTTGTTCAATCCAATAGTTGGCATCATACGTATTTTTAAGAGTCCGTTTTCCCTTTTTTCGGTCAAAGGTTGGCTGAAATAAAGAAGATGTTGGCTGATCTAGGGACAGTAATGGATTTTCCACCATTTTATCTTCTAAGAATGCCGATAGCTCCTGTGAGGAGTATTGCAGCAATGTAATTGCTTGCATAAGCTCCTGGGTCATTGCCATCTTTAATGTTTGCTGTTGAAAAAGTCCTGCTTTCATATTCATACTCATCGATTCATCCCTCCCCCACTCCATTTTACATTATCAGGAGAAAATTCTACACAAAAACCCATGAAAACGCTTACGTTTTTTTTCTGAATAGTGTATTTGTTTTAAATACTATATGTTAGAAATGCGATTTTCACAACTACTTTTACTGAAAAATCACCATTTTTCAATGGTAGGGGCGAATATTCTGAGGCAAGGGAGTGAAATACCATGATTCGACGGAATTTTACGGAAATCGAGTAAATCCATCAAAAATCGCAAGGAACCATTTAATGCCTTCTAATTGAATTGACCAATAAAAAATCCCCCACTTTATTAAGCAGGAGATTGGTAATGCCCTCGGCAGGAATCGAACCTGCATTTCAAGCTTCGGAGGCTTGCGTTCTATCCGTTGCACTACGAGGGCGAAATAGAAAATCTTTTTTCGACAGACTTCATTATATGATAGAATCCCATCCTTTGCAAGGGTTATCAGGTTTAAAACTTCACCTTTTGGGTATTATGGGTAATGTGGAAATTCATCCCTGTGCGGCATAATTATAAATAAATCTATTCGGGAAGGGGACTTGCCAGAAAATTGTCGAACAAATTATCCATTATAGGGTTTGTTTTGTTTGACCTAAATTGACCAAAAAGTGTATCATACATACATAAAGAATTTAAATGATTCTCTTAATCGAAGGAGGAAATGAACATGAATTTAATTCCTACAGTTATCGAACAAACAAGTCGTGGGGAGCGTGCCTACGATATTTACTCCCGTTTATTAAAAGACCGGATCATTATGCTAGGAAGTGGAATTGACGATAATGTTTCCAACTCAATTGTTGCTCAATTACTATTTTTAGAAGCGGAAAATCCTGAAAAAGATATCACTTTATACATCAACAGCCCAGGTGGAAGCATCACTTCCGGTATGGCCATTTACGATACTATGCAGTATATCAAACCTGATGTATCCACTGTATGCATCGGTATGGCCGCTTCCATGGGTGCATTCCTATTGGCCGCTGGTGAAAAGGGCAAACGTTATGCGTTGCCAAACAGTGAAGTCATGATTCACCAACCACTTGGAGGAGCCCAAGGTCAAGCAACGGAAATTGAAATTGCTGCCCGCCGTATCCTTCACTTGAAAGATAAGCTGAACCAAATCTTGGCAGAACGTACTGGTCAACCTATTGAAGTCCTTCAAAGAGATACGGAACGTGATAACTTCATGACTTCCGAAAGAGCTCTTGAATATGGCTTGATTGACAAAGTCATCACGCGCAGCATTCTTGATGACAAAAAAGACTCTAAATAAAAAATGATAAAAAAGGCTCCGAAAGTCGTCTTAAGCGACTTTCGGAGCCTTTTTTCACATAATGTGAAAAATCATAAAAGAAAAGGATGCACTTTTGGCATCCTCTTATTTTACCCCTCTTGCTGAATGAACTCTTCCAATGCCTCTATTGCTTCCTTTTCATCGCGTCCTTCCACGATTAACTTAACGGACACGCCAGAACTGATGGCAAGGCTCATTAATCCCATGATACTTTTCGCATTCACTTTTTTTCCTTCTTTTTCAAGAAAAACATCCGAATGAAAGCGGTTAGCTTCTTGTACAAAAAGAGCGGCTGGCC
Protein-coding sequences here:
- the clpP gene encoding ATP-dependent Clp endopeptidase proteolytic subunit ClpP, which produces MNLIPTVIEQTSRGERAYDIYSRLLKDRIIMLGSGIDDNVSNSIVAQLLFLEAENPEKDITLYINSPGGSITSGMAIYDTMQYIKPDVSTVCIGMAASMGAFLLAAGEKGKRYALPNSEVMIHQPLGGAQGQATEIEIAARRILHLKDKLNQILAERTGQPIEVLQRDTERDNFMTSERALEYGLIDKVITRSILDDKKDSK
- a CDS encoding glutaredoxin family protein gives rise to the protein MSGLESNAFVLYSREKCPLCDKAKRILEEVKFESGIGYKEIDIHTDDDLVEKFGLMIPVVEWKDDIVQFGNVDKLALNRLFEK
- a CDS encoding HPr family phosphocarrier protein, producing MVEKQVEVKLKTGLQARPAALFVQEANRFHSDVFLEKEGKKVNAKSIMGLMSLAISSGVSVKLIVEGRDEKEAIEALEEFIQQEG
- the rpoN gene encoding RNA polymerase factor sigma-54 produces the protein MSMNMKAGLFQQQTLKMAMTQELMQAITLLQYSSQELSAFLEDKMVENPLLSLDQPTSSLFQPTFDRKKGKRTLKNTYDANYWIEQISEDTLSLEQHVMSQVNHQQLSGEQQKAMLLLIHNLDENGYLRTQLEDICVPGISSVVLEESLSILQQLEPHGIAARNLQECLLLQVKAEGVNLLAESIIENHFLDFAEKRWKDLSKKIGVTMKEIQEVFDYVQTLNPRPASLFFQEKPSYIVPDVVVEVRDGVLLVGNYDGNSPNLNVDKGYLNRMKSHKDQGVQKFIQDKWQEYQWISRGIQQRKETILKVIQCIVEKQPACFRHGLNHLKPMTMKEVADEIGIHESTVSRAVKGKYVQTPFGTIEMRIFFTTSLQSVGLDEDMSGMQAKKGLQAAINGENKQKPLSDQDLAERLKVEHGIILARRTVAKYREQLGIPSSSKRKRYD